The genomic segment GTATGAAATAGCGAGATACAATGATGATTTCGAGGGATCTGAAGATTGCACAATTATGACGTTTAAAGAAGAGAATGGAGTCGTGCTTTTTAATGTGCGAAGTACCGCTAACAATGATATCAGAAATTTCGGTGGTTCCGTCGACTTAAGGGCTAACAAAGACGGTGTCATGTATTACCATTCCAGGGTTTTCAACGGTAAGCAAAAGAATTTCTAATGTAGTGCTACTGGTGAAAAAATgcttgttataaaaatataaatattataatatataggtagTCGCGAGACGTAATGCCTCATCTTTTTTGCTTGTGCTTAGTTTTAATCAAGTTTGAAttcaatttaagaaaatatattatgtgtttgtaatttttataaaaaaaagaaaaatatacacTTAAGATATATACGACCAAGTCAAATAGTTCCGGCCACAGtttatttatcaaaattggtatttaatttattttttcaattttcaggTGAATCCGATAACACGATCCCAACAATCATAATGGCGGTAGACTACAACAGCTATGCAGTTCTTTACTTCTGTATGATCGATGAAAAAACCAAGAAGAAAACTGGTAAGAACCTTGCATgtgtattttttcataattcgTTCATTGGTTTTAAGTTTCACACTATTTAAGGAGCTGTAGCAAACATACATGtacatacaaacttttgattttattaatttcttaacttaGGAATATACCTGTAAAAAACGTAAACCTCGGTTAATATCCTTAATCCGCCGGGAATATTGCGTGAAGCTTTcccattaaaaaatatattttttttaatttcttactcACTTTATTTTGCAGATATGGCTTGGATCTTAAGTACTACGAAGACGCTGAACGCCGAAGCAAAAACAGCAATTGAAAACTTATTCCaagctaataaaattattgacaAGAGCAGGTTCGTTTGGGAAAAGTTCACCAACGCTGCTTGCAAAGGAGACGTTTAAAGTGTTTTTATGACAATGTATTATTTTGTTAGTGTTTATTTTGGGTTAGAAGTTGGGTTTTGGGATTTGAgaaagaaaattattagcaGTAGTTTAGTTGATTCCCATAGTATTATATTGTGTTGAATGTTGTTGTGTTTTTACCTGTCTAGTTGTAAATATTCCTGTATACACTCACAAAATTTAAtcagttataaaataatttaaattaaatacgtGATTATGAATATAAACCTAAAGTATTTATTTCATCTACAATTACCTTTTATATCTTGCTTTACCTATCTTTACCCGTGATTTATTTTCCTACAAAAATTAAATCTATCCAGATGCTAATTAAAAGCCAAAGTTTGGAAGAAATATTTTATGACCATCTTGTTAATCTCCAAAAGTAGGAAgctatgttattaaaataactatttatcAAATCGGATTGATGTATTGCCGCGagatcaaaaataaataaagggcTTAGGGCGAAATCTGACAAAATGAATCATTAGTCGTTAGGAAACAGTTTGTAAACAACTTCGTCTGTCAGCTGGCAGATTTACAAGATTTAGTTTTACAGAATTAACACTTGTTAACAAGTTGTGACTAATAAAGTGATCAAAGTGTGCAAAAGTGTAGTTAGTGGTAGAAGTTGTCCTGCCACTGTGGTTTGCGAATTGCGGTTCTCTAAAGGTGTGTCCTACACCGCATAGACTGATTGTAGCCTTTTATTTActtagcgtttttttttttttaatcacaatTCACGAGAGACAATATGTATATTTTCTCTTAATAAAACCTATAAGCCTTTTCCCCGGACGAAGTATCACCATACAAAAATTCCTACAAGTCCGTGTAGCGGTTTTAGACATACTTAcaactaaatattatgaaagaagCATAATCGTgtctgattttttaaattaatttaaccgatttccaagaggttatctttatattttttgcgaACGAGGTAGAAATATTATTCTTAGGTTTATTTCAGCAGGTACCTACTTGATTTCAACAATGTTGTTATaagattttatttcaaaatattacctATCTTCTCATTTTAGATTTgaattttgtaaattgtagccAAATAGTTACTGTGTGCCATTTGGCGTTGAGTAACTTGTAATATTCATCATTTCTCAGGCTTCAGTGACTCTAAACGATTCATACTCCCGGTTCCTATTTTTCTCTTTATTTATTCCCGCCTCGATGCCAGAGAACACTCATAAAACTATACTTTCTTGTTTTACAGCCTTTTATATTTCACTATAAGAATGGCTTGTATCCATTACAAAGAAGGTATTGCGAAGGAaagtttaataaagtttttttccAAATTAAACAAAATTGCAGCGTTATTAACATTCTGCTGCGAGTGTAACagaactacaaaatatattttatttacgtaGACTAgactttaactttaattttattagtattgttatattattcttattttatattttactattttgtttgcttagattttttttggcctaAGCGTTTTTCGCGatgaatattttgtttacttaaatGCAAGCCATCATTGCTTAAACTTTTTGAattagtattttacttaaagtaGGCGAAGAACGCCtactttaagtaaaatactaatTCAAAAAGTTTAAGCAATGATGGCTTGcatttaattaaacaaaatattcattaaaaataagaaattagaatatTAGTTAAATTGTACATTAATATCGGACATTAATCTAAATTCAACTTAtctaggtaggtaggtataatattgtaataatccCCTGTAATTACCttaacagatggacagacatcaaTATTCTATAAATCGTTACTATTTGTATGACAGCCCCTATTTATTAAATTCAATTGTGCGGATATACTGCTCCGAAATATGACGTCACAACAGTTGatactaatatttattatcacagacatacaaatttaaattttaagactTAACTCTAAAATATATTCTgggctgtaaattgtaatggaAGGGGAATTCGCATTGTTCTAGTTTTGGGTCTTTCTGGCGCGACCAAAGATTTCTTCTCCTCTCTCATGTATTTAGAGTACAAAATTTTCCCGTTTATATCAACTAATAAATTAGTGTTGAGGCGAGTCATTTCAAGCAAGACAAGCTAAATAGTAAAAAGTAGATACGGTGATTACCTCCAGTAACAGCTCTTAAAATATGCGCGTCCTAACTTGAAGTACCTACATCGTGAGTCATATTGACACATTTGCTTTATTTATGTGCGAACACATTTACGTCTCTTTGTAGAAGTTTACGGTCCCCACCCATTGCACATAGTGATGTAGTTATTACCCGTTGAGAGTATTTCCATGTATCATAAAATCCTGTTTCTCATTGTTGTGATTACGGGAGACTCGCACGAGAAACGCCCAAGTGCATGGGAGGAAGTCAAGAATTAAGATATTGGAAACTGTAAAGAGCTTTGTTAGTTTATTGCATGAGAGAGGAGAAAGCATAGAGACGTAAATGCTAACGGAATTAAAGAAGGTGGGTATAACGAAAAGTAGTTGCTGCTttgattaacccatcaatccccaacccggcagccggctgccggataacaattgaaaatctattgtgtctgccatacccacgatggaggtgctatcGAACACACaaaaatgcaatatttttaatgcaacAATGAGCAGAACGTCCTATTTACCTACTTACACCTAAGACATACGTGCGATAAATAATGCTATTGAGATAGTTATTCTGTTGATGATAATTCAATTAATTCATAGCGAATGAAACAAATTAGTCCTCAAGCGACTAGTTATTAGGTTAGTAAGATTTGCAATGATGAAATATGAGCGttgtatgataaaaataaaactataaatcATAACCAATTACCAAATAGCAACACTTGGTTTGTAATGTGCGTAAACCACAAACATCGGAACACTTGTTGCCGACGCGTTTATTACAGAACAAAACCTCGTAAAAGCCAAGGTGAAGTTTGATTGTTAAGAACAAACGAGCCAGCACTTGTTTCTAATGTGGTTTTGAGGCCAGTATCCAATTTGCTTTGATTCGGGCCAGACTACAAAGGACATGAAGTAAACAAATTAATAAACTTTTAGAATGAGCATTTACAGTCTTAACATCTAGACGATTTCCTGAATTTGCTACACTGTATAGCAAGTTTAATCatgttattattaatgtaaCGTTATTAATAAGGTAACATCAAatgtaaatagctaaattatGATAAACCCTTTTTAGCAGTGTCAAAATTACCTCTACTAAGTAATCATTGTATCAAAAGTTTGGTTAAAGCCAATGGTGTTACAATGATTGATGttcattcaaatattttaagaggATATTTCAATGTTACAAAACACCTGCTAACTATTTGAGCAAAAACGAAACGAAATTTGCATTTTTTCTAAGACCCAGATGTGAAAAACTCATCTGTTTCACTTAAAGCTGTAATGACCCCCAGAGGTATACTAAACAGCGAACATTCTAAATTTGAAGAAGCAAATCGTTCGATACGCAACGGAAATAGAAGACACATGATCCCGCGGGAAGTCAAAGAAAAAACGTAAAGGAGAAACATATGACCTCATTTGTCGCGGGCGTGAATTATTATGTTTGATAGTTCTCGCTTCGTCGTCTTCGTCTTACTTTGTGTGTCATCTATAATTTTATGCTCTGCATTTATCAATTTCAGTAGCCAAATGGTAGGTCTTTTTAGGTATAGGTAAGATTTTCTACTAATGGTTAAGAAGGTTAgtcatttgtatttttatttagtagTTTCTAAATTTTGATACTTACTTTGAATAATGttgaatatacagggtgtaacaaaaataagtgataatactatagggtgtgtaagtgttccttgtagagagttcactgtgaaagtagcagcgatgaaagaccaaatttttttttcacttttgtatggggaaagtcGTGACGTTCGAGCCCCGAGCGTCACGTAGTTCATAGTAAAAATTCTTATTATTTACCGATTTTATGCTTTTTGCTATTGGGGTAAGGTCTCAAATGCATCGAAGAATCATTTCTGCctgttcaaatatttattttcatacaacTTCGCCAGATGCGCGGGCGCACATCGACGACTAATGACACTTGGGCGACGATGTAAACACTCAACTACAGACACTGTCAAAATCGTCAGTTCTGTAAAAAACTAAGGGTGCAGTTTCTGGTTTAGTATATTGTGTTGCacataataatttgtatgaCAATTTTATACGTTTATCATtttgttcattaaaaaaaaacagaattatTCCTTTAACTAAAGATATTCACAAGGAGTGAATAAAAGGTAACATTTCGACTAGAACAAACAAATACGTCCAAAATCACAAAGTGAACTAAAGTAACAGACCTTATGTCAACGTAGCTAATATTTAATAATGGCTGCCGTATCTTGTTCGCCATTTTCTTCAACGAAAATACTTTTACAGACAAAGAAACGCCGTAACTTGATATACAAGTTAAATGTTAGCAAACGTTTTGTGTTTTGCAAAATCAAACACAAACGGAGTGCTTCACAAAAAATATGTCACGTCAAGGACGAATGGTTAAGAAGAACACGGGTTCTGTATTTTTGTGTTAAAAAGTAGATCAATTTGTTAAAAACtttgatttctttttaaaatgccTTATAGCAACAGTAAATGAAAAGGTTGTTTTGTAAAAACAACTTATCTCAAATTTTTAACACACTCATTTGAATATCTTAAAATGGAAATATATTCATGCGAGTacagacaaaaatataataagaaaaaacattaattttattcctCAAGTTAGCAACGACAACGGATAACTTTTTtcattactagatgacacccgcaattacagtgcgccaaaattcgtttatcgcatatcctaatatgtcctttcccaggactcaaagtataccagatgtcagtaaaatcggttcagcggtttaagatTGAAAAGGTAAGAGCCAGATAGAcagacattcgcatttataataatagtatggatacTCGTAAGTATGGACTAAACATCAGCAGCAAAACAGAAAACAATAATAGATTTAACATGTATGATGTTACAGTGTTTTTAAGTCAACAGCGGATCTCCGAAACGGGAAGGAGGTAGCAAAATTCAAAGTAAACAATAGCTACCAGAAAGTCGAGCCAAGATTATTGGAGAATTTGTTTTAAGCCACTCGGGGCTCCTGTAAATATTTAGCTAAGTCTTTCTAAGGCCTTGTGTCGAGTATTTCACCTGGCATTTgagattttaaaatgtttgttcTACGATCAAAGGAACGACATGTTTTCTGTTTTTATACAAGCGAATGtcaatttgttaaatattttcttataacgcagtaaaaattaataattaaaatcaaaaaacTACTATTTACGAATTTTTAGGTTCAACATGATCTATTCCTTACAATAATAACAGAAATACGTAGTTACTACAAAGTAAAATTTTTTCgataaataaaatctaaataaaaataatctccAAACGAATGAAACATAAACTTTTACTATTGGACGAATAGTTGTAGTAAAATAAGAACTGTGACATTCAATACTGAAATAAAAGTTTCTCTGCATATTGCTACACGTGTTATCAATCAGAGCGCGGGTGTTTTTGAACGtatgaacagacagacagtcgtAAAACTCGATGTGTCTGATTGGAACCACGTTTGTAACGTTTGCTTTTAATTAAAGGATGTGTGCATGAGAGAATATAGACATAAAGTAACCCTGATTAGGGAATTCCATAACTTTTATGATAGTGTTTAACCTAGTTGCCTATTTGGATTCTGAGATTACTTAGAAGTTATGATGAGGAATGATCAAGTTCTGTAACCAATTACCCtgcgtaatatattattattattatatgaaaagTAATCATTTGTTTAGCAAAAGGGCAAAGAGAATGAtgcttagtaataaaatatatcacaaAAATAGGTTCTAGGCTTCACTTCTAAGGCCTCGAGAGACGggacttaaatataatttaagactgcCTAATTGAGCTAGGGAGCTtcaatattagtataaatagaATATTGAGTACCAAATCGATAAAGTTTCAATAGATTTTACAATTGGCACAGAAATTGAAAATGTGATTTAGTTTTGCAATGTTTAAAGCGATTGTGCGCAGCAGTCGCCTCGCTTGATTCAGTGATACATTGCTGGCAAAGAGGCTTTCGCCttttatatttctatttcaTATAGCGGAAAAGATGTTTGCATCATTTTATTCTGATGCAAGTAACTTATCAAATGGTAGAAGGATTTTTTTACCAATAACAAGTTAGtttatgaatattaaaaaaaacatagatattttattttttaatatcaattGACACTTTGGCGCGTAGCTAAAATTAGAACTAGCACCTTGTAACCCTACATTATTATACTGTCCTACTCTGTTTAGTCACTCTAAGTTGGAGTCAATATATttagtaatgaataatgatgatTGATAACAAAAATGAACAGTTGATCACATTAGTTCTACGATACCACAAAATGCGATTGCTTTGAATTTGCATAATAGCATTGCTGTTCTGAATGTCCAAttttttccttaattttttGCGTTTGACAATTTTGTCCCCTTGTAACGCTTGACTAGTTACCCCGTGGCAATTTCTGTTATAGATATGGGGCACTTTGCTATGGCTGATGACAACTCGCGGTCGTTTCAGTGCGTACCCTTTAGGGTTTTCGTTTTGATGTATTTTTGGTCTCGCCTCTTTACATAATTTTGAACAGCTGGAACCCAGCCCATGCAAGATAATTGTTGTATTTAGAAGAGACAAATTCTTTAATGGCACTGTAATTTTTTTGGATGGGTAAAAGCTGATAAACTCGCGTCAAGGCCCGTATCGATAacgattaaaatatgtaaaacaaaGGGAGACTGGACTATCGGCACTGTGTAGAAGAGGAAGTATTTATTACACTACTCTATTTTTATCAAACTCACCGATCGAAATAGCAAGAAAATGTATTCTTAACCCTGCTGAAGTCCTGCTGCTTCGATTTCACTTATCTTCTTTACTGGAGAGCAACATTGTTTAGTTTTCTATTGAGTTCAACAAATTGTGCCCTGTCTTATAAACTAATATTGACAGGCTTTACTTAACTACACGTCTTGAAATTATCATCAACCTTGAAGAAACTGACTAATTTACAGGATACTTAATAGCACCAAAAATAGTAACGGGAAACAAATAacaggaattgttcggaatcatacccacgtcccacgcgaaaaacataccatcctcatcaccttgataagtggcagtcttccaccgtgcgtttctcgcgtaactttctgccgagcactgtaaaactctggaacgaactgtcaccagcagtatttccggacctatacgacctgcaaaccttcaagaagagagcgtattctctcttaaaaggctggcaatgcacccgcagctcttctgatgttgcgagtgtccatgggcaacggtagttgcttaccatcaggtgacccgtttgctcgtttgcccccttattttataaaaaaaatagcagGTATTATAGTCACATTGTTACATTGTTGCAACTTTTACAACTGTAACAATACGCCATGATTATCTTGTTACACTCGGAACATAAAGAGAACACATTGCGTTTACAGTTATCAATACTCATAATTTCTTTCCGCGGTCTTCAGACCGCAGGCTATTATCATTACAAATCAATCCTCGAAGACAGATGTGTAACTTCAGCGCTTAAAATCGTCGTCGTCTAA from the Aricia agestis chromosome 14, ilAriAges1.1, whole genome shotgun sequence genome contains:
- the LOC121733919 gene encoding bilin-binding protein-like, which gives rise to MSAFEGKNWYEIARYNDDFEGSEDCTIMTFKEENGVVLFNVRSTANNDIRNFGGSVDLRANKDGVMYYHSRVFNGESDNTIPTIIMAVDYNSYAVLYFCMIDEKTKKKTDMAWILSTTKTLNAEAKTAIENLFQANKIIDKSRFVWEKFTNAACKGDV